The Salvelinus alpinus chromosome 25, SLU_Salpinus.1, whole genome shotgun sequence genomic sequence CTCACTGTCAGGACCACCGTCAGATTAAAGAGGTCAGGGCCACCGTCAGATTAAAGAGGTCAGGCCCACCATCAGATTAAAGAGGTCAGGCCCACTGTCAGATTAAAGAGGTCAGGACCACCGTCAGATTAAAGAGGTCAGGACCACTGTCAGATTAAAGAGGTCAGGACCACCGTCAGATTAAAGAGGTCAGGCCCACCGTCAGATTAAAGAGGTCAGGCCCACCGTCAGATTAAAGAGGTCAGGACCACCATCAGATTAAAGAGGTCAGGCCCACCGTCAGATTAAAGAGGTCAGGCCCACCGTCAGATTAAAGAGGTCAGGACACCCTGTCCTTCTGACACCGATAGGGTTGCACGTTTCCGCTAACTCtaccaaaattcccaggtttttaaTCCTGGGAACTTTTTAaaaaagttactggaattttgcaaccctagccaCAGATTTCAGTTACGTTAAGACGTTAACGTAGTTACGTTAAGCGAAAACATACATTACCCACAGCCATGAACTGATGACCATCGTTCACTAAAGTCATCAAATGATAAACTACTGTACTATAGTGCTTGTGCAAATAATAtgggaaatcaatcatttttatttaaaaaataatatcaTTGAAGGATAAATAAAATTCGGAGATGACACTGTCCATAGTgttaaaatacaacaacaaaaaaatacaaacattACCACAAAAAATAAAAGAATGACAATGAAGATGGAAATCAAATGTAGTTAAGTACTAACGAATAGTACTATCGAGTACTAGATGAGTACTACTTACTAGTACTATCGAGTACTAGATGAGTACTACTTACTAGTACTATCGAGTACTAGATGAGTACTACTTACTAGTACTATCGAGTACTAGATGAGTACTAATTACTAGTACTATCGAGTACTAGATGAGTACTAATTACTAGTACTATCGAGTACTAGATGAGTACTAATTACTAGTACTATCGAGTACTAGATGAGTACTATCGTAGTAAGGAGACTTGAGAGAGCAGATCAGTGGTAGCAGAGGCagcctggggtgtattcattagtcgcacaccgtagcaaaacgttaTGCAAtggaaacaagagtttctattggaaaaTTCaagtaggtccctccccgtttggTTCTTAATGAATACACCCCGGGGTACCCCATACTACCATCACACCGCTAGATCCACATTGATTGTTGCTGCAATGATGATTTACTATTTACAGTGAGATGCTCATCCAATCACAGGATGAAAACAACGAACGGCAAAATAAGACAGAATtcattaaaaatacaaaataaaacagcTGTCCCTTCAACACACACTCTCTTTACGTCATCATAGAAACCAGTCGCCGTGAGCTGTGTACACTAATATATTCTTAATAgatatatatttataatatatgATCATTTCTTGTATACACGTTGCACATCCACTCATTCTCATTATAGCTAGCTATCCTCTGTGCCCTTGGCAAAGATTACATACAACTCTCCTGTTAGATTTCCAAAGCTATTTTAAAATATACCTTAATGCATAAAAATAAAgattttggcattctctcacttttttttttttttagatgagAACCTCTGGTCTGGAAGCTCAGTTGTCTTTCAGTGCTGCAGTCCTTCTGCCTGCCAGGTGGTCGGGAGAGCAAATCATACTCCAGCCACCTGGGGGCGCTGTGAGCTGGACCAGGAGATGGAGGAAGGGGTAGCAACCCCTGGTAAAGTTGTTTGAGTGTGTCTCGAGAGCTGGGAGGGCTCGGGTCGGGGCTCGGGTCGGGGCTcggggctggggttggggctcgGGTCGGGGCTGGGTGCTGGGGTCGGGGCTCGGGGCTGGGGCTcggggctggggttggggctggggtcGGGGCTCGGGTCGGGGCTGGGTGCTGGGGTCGGGGCtcggggctggggctgggggtcGGGGCTGGGGTTGGGGTCGGGGCTCGGGGCTCGGGTCGGGGCTGGGTGCTGGGGTCGGGGCTCGGGTTGGGGTTGTGTGGTCTCAGATCTACCACTCCACAGGGTCATCATGTCCACTTCCATGTCATCCAAAGCAACAACACAACTAAACCCACAATACAAATTAAATGTCTGGTAAGCAGCAGCACCGCCATGTCTCCTTCCTGTTTCCATCCTTCATCCCTGCTGATAGCTCCACCCATCCATCTCCTCCACTCAGGTCCTCCACTAAGCCAATCCAGGCGGATGTAGAGACTGAGAGAAAGGCTAGTCTGCTCCTCTTCCGTCTCTCACCAACCTGCAAATTCATTAAAAAAGTATCCTCTCcccatcacctcctcctcctcagtcccagtccacctcctcctcctcctcagtcccagtccacctcctcctcctagcTTCTCAGGCTCTAGAGTTGGATCTCAAAGGTCTTATGCAGCTCGGAGGAGAAGGGGTTAGTGGGCGACGGCGTGATGCGCTGGCGGGAATGGCTCTCCAGGGCGGCCCACTTGGCCTCGAAGGGATCGGCCGTCGCCAGGGGTTGCGGGGGCAGGGGAGGGGCCGGGGAGGACGGcgggggcagggagggaggggccCAGCTGTCGGCCCCACCCCCGTTGAAGGCTACACTCCCATTGGGTGCCTGGAAGGGAAGGGGCTGCTGGTGGGGGTTACTGAAGGGGATACACACAGTGTGCTGAACAGGGTCATACTGGGGGGTGGGGTACGCCTGGGGCTGGGGGGTGGGGTACGCCTGGGGCTGGGGGGTGGGGTACGCCTGGGGCTGGGGGGTGGGGTACGCCTGGGGCTGGGGGGTGGGGTACGCCTGGGGCTGAGTGGCTGAACCAAACACATTGGCCACCATCTGAGAGGGTGTGATGCCCATCACGGGCACACTGGGATGGGCATAGGGCAGCCCGTTGGACATGGGGTAGGAGGCTGGGGCCTGGGTGTGGTAGGCAGGCTGGCGAGGGGGCAGCATGGGAATCGCAGGGGGCAGGGAGGACATGAAGGCCACAGGGGCAACTTCCTGGGTTGGGGGGGTGGGTACAGCAAACGCCTGGGAAGGGGGTGTGGAGAAGGGCTGGGAAGGGGGTGTGGAGAAGGGCTGGTTAGGGGGTAGTGTAGCAGGGAAGGCCTGGTTAGGGGGTAGTGTAGCAGGGAAGGCCTGGTTAAGGGGTAGTGTGGCAGGGAAGGCCTGGTTAGGGGGTAGTGTGGCAGGGAAGGCCTGGTTAGGGGGCAGTGTAGCAGGGAAGGCCTGGTTAGGGGGTAGTGTAGCAGGGAAGGCCTGGTTAGGGGGTAGTGTGGCAGGGAAGGCCTGGTTAGGGGTTAGTGTAGCAGGGAAGGTCTGGTTAGAGGGTAGTGTGGCAGGGAAGGCCTGGGTGGAAGGCATGGGGACAATGAAAGCCTGGGTTGGGGGGATGGAGAAggctggggggttgggggtgAGGAACGGTTGGGAGGGGGGTGTGGACCCGAGTTGCGGAGTGCGGACAGACTTAGTGACCTCCTCGAGCCAGCGGTCAGCCTCCGACGGCGTGCGGCGGTGGGAGTGGTGAGAAGGAGACGATGTGGCGGAGGGAGGAGCTACAATCACTGGGGTCGTCCAATCACCTCCTGGTAGAGAAAACATCATGGAATGTTTAATAGACGTTTCGGAGTAATTACTAATAATTGAACCTGAAAACATCTTAAAATTGTACAATAACACCGACAACAGATGGTGTAGAAATAGCTTTATCAATAGATATGATTGATTGATGACAATCATGACGTTGCTAACTTGCTAAGCCCTCATCCCACGTCAGACTTGCTGTGGAATCAGTTTAGTTGAATCCAGCCTGTCTGTGttctggtctggtgtctcagtCCATAGAAACAGAACAACCACAGTAACCAAACACCAAGTCCTTACCTGGGTGTGCTGAGGAGGACGTCGGGGGTGTATGGTGCCCTGCGTGGCCAGGAGTCTTGGCCCAGGGGTTAGTGTCTCGGGCAGGAAGTGGAGGGGGCAGTGCTGGAGAGTTAGATAgagcaggagaaggagagaagacaggaccgttcacaacaacagacagagagacaggaactgCTAGTAGTTCAGACACCATGTTGTATATAGACATGGTAATATTAGATGATACATACAGACACCATGTTGTATATAGACATGGTAATATTAGATGATACATACAGACACCATGTTGTATATAGACATGGTAATATTAGATGATACATACAGACACCATGTTGTATATAGACATGGTAATATTAGATGTTATATACAGACACCATGTTGTATATAGACATGGTAATATTAGATGATATATACAGACACCATGTTGTATATAGACATGGTAATATTAGATGATATATACAGACACCATGTTGTATATAGACATGGTAATATTAGATGATATATACAGACACCATGTTGTATATAGACATGGTAATATTAGATGATATATACAGACACCATGTTGTATATAGACATGGTAATATTAGATGATATATACAGACACCATGTTGTATATAGACATGGTAATATTAGATGATACATACAGACACCATGTTGTATATAGACATGGTAATATTAGATGATATATACAGACACCATGTTGTATATAGACATGGTAATATTAGATGATACATACAGACACCATGTTGTATATAGACATGGTAATATTAGATGATATGTACAGACACCATGTTGTATATAGACATGGTAATATTAGATGATATATACAGACACCATGTTGTATATAGACATGGTAATATTAGATGATATATACAGACACCATGTTGTATATAGACATGGTAATATTAGATGATATATACAGACACCATGTTGTATATAGACATGGTAATATTAGATGATATATACAGACACCATGTTGTATATAGACATGGTAATATTAGATGATACATACAGACACCATGTTGTATATAGACATGGTAATATTAGATGATATGTACAGACACCATGTTGTATATAGACATGGTAATATTAGATGATATGTACAGACACCATGTTGTATATAGACATGGTAATATTAGATAATGAATTAATATGCAAGAAATGATCAACTGAAGTGTCATAAACACTTCATAATGTGTTCCTCAAAATGCAGGGAGACAAGGCCCAGAAAAATGCATGTGAACTTGTGttattgtgtggtgtgtgtcggCTGTCTAGGTTTGTGTTGCAGTGGAGTGTAGTTACCTGTCTGAGCCCCCGGGGGCGCTACAGGTGACTGTGGGGAGGAGGTTGGTCGGGGCATGGGGGCCTGGGAGAAGGGGTCTTCAGGAGGCCCACTGAAGGCTGAGGCGATCTGGGTACACAGTGAGCTGATgctgtccccctctccttccatctctggGACTGGAGGAACGGGGAAAGGACATGTACATTCTTCAGACATTTCAGCCATGAGGTACCCTCACAAAAAACACTGTTGTATTGGACAGATACATTATGGACAAAACTGTTGTATTGGACAGATACATTATGGACAATACTGTTGTATTGGACAGATACATTATGGACAATACTGTTGTATTGGACAGATACATTATGGACAATACTGTTGTATTGGACAGATACATTATGGACAATACTGTTGTATTGGACAGATACATTATGGACAATACTGTTGTATTGGACAGATACATTATGGACAAAACTGTTGTATTGGACAGATACATTATGGACAAAAACATTCTGAAAACCAAAGTTCACATAGCAAGCCACTGATGCCTAATATTGTTTCATACATGGTTACAAAGTGATGGCTGCTATTGTAGGTGAATGAGACAAGAGTGTTCctggagaagtcagactagttacagactgacctgtgttcttcatggggaagtcagactagttatagactgacctgtgttcttcatggggaagtcagactagttacagactgacctgtgttcttcatggagaagtcagactagttatagactgacctgtgttcttcatggagaagtcagactagttatagactgacctgtgttcttcctggagaagtcagactagttacagactgacctgtgttcttcatggagaagtcagactagttatagactgacctgtgttcttcctggagaagtcagactagttatagactgacctgtgttcttcatggagaagtcagactagttacagactgacctgtgttcttcatggagaagtcagactagttacagactgacctgtgttcttcctggagaagtcagactagttacagactgacctgtgttcttcATGGGGAAGTCAGACTAGTTACTGACTGATCTGTGTTCTTCctggagaagtcagactagttacagactgacctgtgttcttcatgaagaagtcagactagttacagactgacctgtgttcttcatggggaagtcagactagttacagactgacctgtgttcttcctggggaagtcagactagttatagactgacctgtgttcttcctggagaagtcagactagttatagactgacctgtgttcttcctggagaagtcagactagttacagactgacctgtgttcttcatggggaagtcagactagttacagactgacttgtgttcttcctggagaagtcagactagttatagactgacctgtgttcttcATGGGGAAGTCAGACTAGTTACTGACTGATCTGTGTTCTTCctggagaagtcagactagttacagactgacctgtgttcttcatgaagaagtcagactagttacagactgacctgtgttcttcatggggaagtcagactagttacagactgacctgtgttcttcctggggaagtcagactagttatagactgacctgtgttcttcctggagaagtcagactagttacagactgacctgtgttcttcatggggaagtcagactagttacagactgacctgtgttcttcctggagaagtcagactagttatagactgacctgtgttcttcctggagaagtcagactagttatagactgacctgtgttcttcctggagaagtcagactagttatagactgacctgtgttcttcctggagaagtcagactagttatagactgacctgtgttcttcctggagaagtcagactagttacagactgacctgtgttcttcATGGAGAAGTCAAACTagttacagactgacctgtgttcttcctggagaagtcagactagttacagactgacctgtgttcttcctggagaagtcagactagttacagactgacctgtgttcttcatggggaagtcagactagttacagactgacctgtgttcttcctggagaagtcagactagttatagactgacctgtgttcttcatggagaagtcagactagttacagactgacctgtgttcttcctggagaagtcagactagttacagactgacctgtgttcttcctggagaagtcagactagttacagactgacctgtgttcttcctggagaagtcagactagttatagactgacctgtgttcttcatggagaagtcagactagttacagactgacctgtgttcttcatggggaagtcagactagttacagactgacctgtgttcttcctggagaagtcagactagttacagactgacctgtgttcttcctggagaagtcagactagttatagactgacctgtgttcttcatggagaagtcagactagttatagactgacctgtgttcttcatggggaagtcagactagttacagactgacctgtgttcttcatggggaagtcagactagttacagactgacctgtgttcttcctggagaagtcagactagttacagactgacctgtgttcttcctggagaagtcagactagttacagactgacctgtgttcttcatggagaagtcagactagttacagactgacctgtgttcttcctggagaagtcagactagttacagactgacctgtgttcttcATGGGGAAGTCAGACTAGTTACTGACTGATCTGTGTTCTTCctggagaagtcagactagttacagactgacctgtgttcttcatgaagaagtcagactagttacagactgacctgtgttcttcatggggaagtcagactagttacagactgacctgtgttcttcctggggaagtcagactagttatagactgacctgtgttcttcctggagaagtcagactagttacagactgacctgtgttcttcatggggaagtcagactagttacagactgacttgtgttcttcctggagaagtcagactagttatagactgacctgtgttcttcATGGGGAAGTCAGACTAGTTACTGACTGATCTGTGTTCTTCctggagaagtcagactagttacagactgacctgtgttcttcatgaagaagtcagactagttacagactgacctgtgttcttcatggggaagtcagactagttacagactgacctgtgttcttcctggggaagtcagactagttatagactgacctgtgttcttcctggagaagtcagactagttatagactgacctgtgttcttcctggagaagtcagactagttacagactgacctgtgttcttcatggggaagtcagactagttacagactgacctgtgttcttcctggagaagtcagactagttatagactgacctgtgttcttcctggagaagtcagactagttatagactgacctgtgttcttcctggagaagtcagactagttatagactgacctgtgttcttcctggagaagtcagactagttatagactgacctgtgttcttcctggagaagtcagactagttacagactgacctgtgttcttcATGGAGAAGTCAAACTagttacagactgacctgtgttcttcctggagaagtcagactagttacagactgacctgtgttcttcctggagaagtcagactagttacagactgacctgtgttcttcatggggaagtcagactagttacagactgacctgtgttcttcctggagaagtcagactagttatagactgacctgtgttcttcatggagaagtcagactagttacagactgacctgtgttcttcctggagaagtcagactagttacagactgacctgtgttcttcctggagaagtcagactagttacagactgacctgtgttcttcatggggaagtcagactagttacagactgacctgtgttcttcctggagaagtcagactagttACTGACTGATCTGTGTTCTTCctggagaagtcagactagttatagactgacctgtgttcttcatggagaagtcagactagttacagactgacctgtgttcttcctggagaagtcagactagttacagactgacctgtgttcttcctggagaagtcagactagttatagactgacctgtgttcttcctggagaagtcagactagttacagactgacctgtgttcttcatggagaagtcagactagttacagactgacctgtgttcttcctggagaagtcagactagttatagactgacctgtgttcttcctggagaagtcagactagttacagactgacctgtgttcttcctggagaagtcagactagttacagactgacctgtgttcttcatggagaagtcagactagttacagactgacctgtgttcttcctggagaagtcagactagttacagactgacctgtgttcttcatggggaagtcagactagttacagactgacctgtgttcttcctggagaagtcagactagttacagactgacctgtgttcttcctggagaagtcagactagttacagactgacctgtgttcttcctggagaagtcagactagttacagactgacctgtgttcttcatggagaagtcagactagctacagactgacctgtgttcttcatggggaagtcagactagttacagactgacctgtgttcttcctggagaagtcagactagttacagactgacctgtgttcttcatggggaagtcagactagttacagactgacctgtgttcttcatggggaagtcagactagttacagactgacctgtgttcttcctggagaagtcagactagttatagactgacctgtgttcttcCTGGAGAAGTCCGACTAGTtatagactgacctgtgttcttcatggagaagtcagactagttatagactgacctgtgttcttcatggagaagtcagactagttacagactgacctgtgttcttcctggagaagtcagactagttatagactgacctgtgttcttcatggagaagtcagactagttatagactgacctgtgttcttcatggagaagtcagactagttacagactgacctgtgttcttcatggagaagtcagactagttacagactgacctgtgttcttcatggagaagtcagactagttacagactgacctgtgttcttcctggagaagtcagactagttacagactgacctgtgttcttcctggagaagtcagactagttacagactgacctgtgttcttcctggagaagtcagactagttacagactgacctgtgttcttcatggggaagtcagactagttacagactgacctgtgttcttcctggagaagtcagactagttacagactgacctgtgttcttcctggagaagtcagactagttacagactgacctgtgttcttcctggagaagtcagactagttatagactgacctgtgttcttcatggagaagtcagactagttatagactgacctgtgttcttcctggagaagtcagactagttacagactgacctgtgttcttcatggagaagtcagactagttacagactgacctgtgttcttcctggagaagtcagactagttacagactgacctgtgttcttcATGGGGAAGTCAGAACTCCTCTGCATGGTAGAGGGCAGATCGTTCATCCTGAGGGACAGCTGCCGTTTGAAGGGAGAAGAGTTGTTGTTGAGGGCAGGGAACCCTCTGAAGGAACCCTGTCTGGCCAGGACCTCCACTGGGGCGTGTCGGCGGGGGATAACCTGGGGGcccgggggaggagaggaggagggggacggTGGCCCTGGTAGAGGGGCCACAGCCTGGTTCACCACACCCTCGCTGGGGCCTGaggagagagcgatggagggCCTGACATCGCCCTCTGCTGTAGGAAAGGTAAAACATCAGGGGATGGTAGACGACCAGATAGATACATCATGTGAAGAACGGGTCACAAGAACACACCTTTCTTGTCCTGTAACTGCCTCATGACCTCCTCTCGCTCAGCGGCTTCCGTCGCCGTGGTAACTCGGAACGAGCCCTCCCTGGTGAAGGTGGTTCTGTTGGAGTCGAAGGTTGCCGTGACACcacactccttctctctcctctgtttcctctccagACAGGCAGCGAAGGCACAGCCCACCGAGTGGCTCAGACGCTCTCCCTTAATAACACGTtaataacatgttaataacacAGCCCACCGAGTGGCTCAGACTCTCTCCCTTAATCACACAGCCCACCGAGTGGCTCAGACTCTCTCCCTTAATAACACGTTAATAACATGTTTATAACACAGCCCACCGAGTGGCTCAGACGCTCTCCCTTAATAACACGTtaataacatgttaataacacAGCCCACCGAGTGGCTCAGACTCTCTCCCTTAATAACACGTtaataacatgttaataacacAGCCCACCGAGTGGCTCAGACTCTCTcccttaacttgttatggctgcagggggcgtattgaaaaactggaaaaaggtgcccattttcaaacggcctcttactcaattcttgctcgtacaatatgcatattattattactattggatagaaaacagtctctagtttctaaaaccgtttgaattatttctctaagtggaacagaactctttttacagcccatttcctatccggaagtgagatttccaaaatcgatgtctctcttcaagagcttgtctataaaagggcatgtcacttaggactgtagaaacacgtcatacgccttcccctgggtgtcatgcggaagtgagagcagaaatgacttgattatctcgtcctgggattgaacacaacctcttggagtgagatgtgcgcactttattttttttcctgggcgcgaagttggacctggactcggctcctggaaaacccttgttaaaggtgaatatgatctctggcttcgattttatttgatacatgtcacaatatcatcctaaagtatgttttttcaatatagtttaattatattattgaaatttattctggactttagacgtgatgcgacgcaagaattttgtcaagaaggagaggttagcgccgcacggccagtgtgcttgctaattcaagagggaaatcgttcgttctggatccaaataaagacggttctgaacaaaggaccccttggagaacattctgatggaagatcaacaaagataaggacccaatttgggatgctttttcatatatctatcgaactgtgctatcgctaccgtttgactagaattaatgctgctgtgtgctagctattgtagtaagctaatataacgatatattgtgttttcgctgtaaaacacttcaaaaatcggaaatattggctgtattcacaagatctttgtctttcattagctatccaccatatatttttctgaaatgttttatgatgtgtaattagtagttgacgttggtgtctgtattttctctggctactcccgtgcgatttctgactgtagctatgatggtagcagtaatgtaaaactgatttatagctaaaatatgcacattttttgaacaaaacatagatttattgtgtaacatgttataggactgtcatctgaggtagttttttctaggttatttaggttggttctaggttagttaggttggcttgtgcatgctacttgcatcctacttgtgctgtgaaaaacgtctgtcctcttttttatttggtggtgagctaacataaatatatgtggtgttttctctgtaaaacatttaaaaaatcggacatgttggctggattcacaagatgtttatctttcaaatgctgtattggacttgttaatgtgtgaaagttaaatataaaaaaaaaatagattttgaatttcgcgccctgcacttgagctggatgttgtcataggtgtaccggtgtcgggctgcagccataacaggttttaataacACA encodes the following:
- the LOC139554057 gene encoding protein numb homolog isoform X3; the encoded protein is MNKLRQSFRRKKDVYVPESSRPHQWQTDEEAVRSGKCSFAVKYLGHVEVEESRGMHICEGAVKRLKTAGKKAVRAVLWVSADGLRVVDDKTKDLILDQTIEKVSFCAPDRNFERAFSYICRDGTTRRWICHCFMAIKDSGERLSHSVGCAFAACLERKQRREKECGVTATFDSNRTTFTREGSFRVTTATEAAEREEVMRQLQDKKAEGDVRPSIALSSGPSEGVVNQAVAPLPGPPSPSSSPPPGPQVIPRRHAPVEVLARQGSFRGFPALNNNSSPFKRQLSLRMNDLPSTMQRSSDFPMKNTVPEMEGEGDSISSLCTQIASAFSGPPEDPFSQAPMPRPTSSPQSPVAPPGAQTALPPPLPARDTNPWAKTPGHAGHHTPPTSSSAHPGGDWTTPVIVAPPSATSSPSHHSHRRTPSEADRWLEEVTKSVRTPQLGSTPPSQPFLTPNPPAFSIPPTQAFIVPMPSTQAFPATLPSNQTFPATLTPNQAFPATLPPNQAFPATLPPNQAFPATLPPNQAFPATLPPNQAFPATLPLNQAFPATLPPNQAFPATLPPNQPFSTPPSQPFSTPPSQAFAVPTPPTQEVAPVAFMSSLPPAIPMLPPRQPAYHTQAPASYPMSNGLPYAHPSVPVMGITPSQMVANVFGSATQPQAYPTPQPQAYPTPQPQAYPTPQPQAYPTPQPQAYPTPQYDPVQHTVCIPFSNPHQQPLPFQAPNGSVAFNGGGADSWAPPSLPPPSSPAPPLPPQPLATADPFEAKWAALESHSRQRITPSPTNPFSSELHKTFEIQL